A single Cellulomonas sp. SLBN-39 DNA region contains:
- a CDS encoding multidrug effflux MFS transporter, with protein MTSAPPPSARPDPTAVDPAAASVTPPATAADAPRATYRPDARYVLLLGTMAALPAVSTDIYLPSLPEVAADLGTSATAAQLTMTGMLVGGAVGQLVVGPLSDRFGRRRPVLVGVALHVVTSLLCALVGAIGPLIALRVAQGFFNASATVVAMALIRDRFVGSDASRLMSRLMLVIGVAPLFAPSLGGLIAGQAGWRAVFVALAVFGVALWVLVLVKMPETLPPERRRPGGVRTALAGYAALLRDRHFVALAVMPGLAMAVLMSYVVASPFVLRQGYGLSEQEFAVVFAVNGVGLVLGAQVNAALVRRVAPIRILRVAQVVTVVLTGVLLVVALTGAGGMWGLLVVLWLVLTLVNLAPPNASAVALSRHGAVAGTAAAFIGSLQAGVAGVVSPVSGLLGGDAVAMAVVMFAAAVVGLLVLALATPAFRRGGAWTRL; from the coding sequence ATGACGAGCGCACCACCCCCCTCAGCACGCCCCGACCCGACGGCCGTCGACCCGGCCGCCGCCTCCGTGACGCCCCCCGCGACCGCCGCGGACGCACCCCGCGCCACCTACCGCCCCGACGCCCGGTACGTGCTCCTGCTCGGCACGATGGCGGCCCTGCCCGCGGTGTCCACCGACATCTACCTGCCGTCGCTGCCCGAGGTCGCCGCGGACCTCGGCACCTCGGCGACCGCCGCCCAGCTCACCATGACGGGCATGCTCGTCGGCGGCGCCGTCGGCCAGCTCGTCGTCGGCCCGCTGTCCGACCGGTTCGGCCGCCGCCGGCCCGTGCTCGTGGGCGTGGCCCTGCACGTCGTCACGTCGCTGCTGTGCGCGCTGGTCGGGGCGATCGGCCCGCTGATCGCGCTGCGCGTGGCCCAGGGCTTCTTCAACGCGTCCGCCACGGTCGTGGCCATGGCGCTGATCCGCGACCGGTTCGTGGGCTCCGACGCGTCCCGTCTCATGTCGCGCCTCATGCTCGTCATCGGCGTCGCACCCCTGTTCGCCCCGTCCCTCGGCGGGCTCATCGCCGGGCAGGCCGGCTGGCGGGCCGTCTTCGTCGCCCTCGCCGTCTTCGGCGTCGCCCTGTGGGTGCTCGTGCTGGTCAAGATGCCCGAGACGTTGCCGCCCGAGCGCCGCCGCCCCGGCGGGGTGCGGACCGCGCTCGCGGGGTACGCGGCGCTGCTGCGCGACCGGCACTTCGTCGCGCTGGCCGTCATGCCCGGCCTGGCGATGGCCGTCCTCATGAGCTACGTGGTCGCCTCGCCCTTCGTGCTGCGCCAGGGCTACGGCCTCAGCGAGCAGGAGTTCGCGGTCGTCTTCGCGGTCAACGGCGTCGGGCTCGTGCTCGGGGCGCAGGTCAACGCCGCGCTCGTGCGACGGGTCGCGCCCATCCGGATCCTGCGGGTCGCGCAGGTGGTCACCGTCGTGCTCACCGGGGTGCTGCTGGTCGTCGCCCTCACGGGGGCCGGCGGCATGTGGGGGCTGCTCGTGGTCCTGTGGCTCGTGCTCACCCTGGTCAACCTCGCGCCGCCGAACGCGTCCGCGGTCGCGCTGAGCCGTCACGGCGCCGTCGCCGGCACGGCCGCGGCCTTCATCGGCTCCCTGCAGGCCGGGGTCGCCGGCGTCGTCAGCCCCGTCTCGGGGCTGCTCGGCGGCGACGCGGTCGCGATGGCCGTGGTGATGTTCGCCGCCGCCGTCGTCGGTCTGCTCGTGCTCGCCCTGGCCACGCCGGCGTTCCGCCGCGGGGGTGCCTGGACCCGGCTCTGA
- a CDS encoding biotin--[acetyl-CoA-carboxylase] ligase, whose translation MTSERAPLEVAALRAMLLAPAGPLARLDVVDATASTNADVVAALRADPASWPHGSVLVAEHQTAGRGRVGRGWSTPPRAALTCTFVARPRSAPATFGWLPLLAGLGAVRALRATVGVPAVLKWPNDVLVDLGPGVDDLPGWGTARKVAGILAEAVDADGPAVAVGIGVNVDQRADELPVPTATSLALAGAHDVDRTTVLVALVSALDDVARRWAQAEGDAVGSGLADDVAAVCATLGREVAVELPDGSTLTGTARGLADDGALEVEVDGTVRTVHAGDVRHVRSGPPAGAGAPSRDEQQVPGA comes from the coding sequence ATGACGAGCGAGCGAGCGCCCCTCGAGGTCGCGGCGCTGCGGGCGATGCTGCTCGCACCCGCCGGCCCCCTGGCCCGGCTCGACGTGGTCGACGCGACGGCCTCGACCAACGCCGACGTCGTCGCCGCCCTGCGCGCCGACCCCGCGTCGTGGCCGCACGGGTCCGTGCTGGTCGCCGAGCACCAGACCGCCGGTCGCGGACGCGTCGGCCGCGGCTGGAGCACCCCGCCGCGGGCCGCGCTGACCTGCACGTTCGTCGCCCGCCCCCGCTCCGCCCCCGCCACCTTCGGCTGGCTCCCGCTGCTCGCCGGGCTCGGGGCCGTCCGGGCCCTGCGCGCCACCGTCGGCGTGCCCGCCGTGCTCAAGTGGCCCAACGACGTCCTCGTCGACCTCGGCCCCGGGGTCGACGACCTGCCCGGCTGGGGCACCGCGCGCAAGGTCGCCGGGATCCTCGCCGAGGCCGTCGACGCCGACGGTCCCGCCGTGGCCGTCGGGATCGGCGTCAACGTCGACCAGCGCGCCGACGAGCTGCCCGTGCCGACCGCCACGTCGCTCGCGCTCGCGGGCGCCCACGACGTCGACCGGACCACCGTGCTCGTCGCCCTGGTCTCCGCGCTCGACGACGTCGCGCGCCGCTGGGCCCAGGCGGAGGGCGACGCCGTCGGCTCGGGCCTCGCCGACGACGTCGCGGCCGTGTGCGCGACGCTCGGCCGCGAGGTCGCCGTCGAGCTGCCGGACGGGTCCACGCTGACGGGGACGGCCCGCGGGCTGGCCGACGACGGCGCCCTCGAGGTCGAGGTCGACGGCACCGTGCGCACCGTGCACGCCGGCGACGTCCGCCACGTCCGCTCCGGCCCGCCCGCGGGCGCGGGTGCGCCCTCCCGCGACGAGCAGCAGGTCCCGGGTGCCTGA
- a CDS encoding adenylate/guanylate cyclase domain-containing protein — protein MPGSDDEPLGRPGTGAADTSGAPASGTQDDLDTALLGGPRTLTARDVAARHGVEVDRVLLYWRTLGLPAVDPDVRNFTEADAHAFARSVDLSREHGLDLGTVVSLTRALGHTSDRLALWQVEALVEDMAVRYELDDTTARLLVLDRLEELAPVLEAQLVHSWRRQLASIAARYGAEFGDVRGTATDPARLPLARAVGFADMVSFTRRTAGLGSTDLSDFVQRFEAAARDVVAGLGGRVVKTIGDAVLFIADDAATGALIAVGLADAFGGSIDLEAESAPGGLVEGARGVTPVRVGLVWGRVLSRFGDVFGPSVNVAARLTDTAEPSSVLTDPATAQVLAHDPRFTLTAQGERDLAGVGRLEPYRLERAPGVPHELEGLTWSLRPPLAGGR, from the coding sequence GTGCCTGGAAGCGACGACGAGCCCCTCGGCAGGCCCGGGACCGGCGCCGCCGACACGTCCGGAGCCCCCGCGTCCGGCACGCAGGACGACCTCGACACGGCGCTGCTCGGCGGCCCGCGCACGCTCACGGCGCGCGACGTCGCCGCCCGCCACGGCGTCGAGGTCGACCGGGTCCTGCTGTACTGGCGCACCCTCGGGCTGCCTGCCGTGGACCCCGACGTCCGCAACTTCACCGAGGCCGACGCGCACGCGTTCGCGCGGTCCGTGGACCTCTCGCGCGAGCACGGCCTCGACCTGGGCACGGTCGTCAGCCTGACCCGCGCGCTCGGGCACACCTCCGACCGGCTCGCGCTGTGGCAGGTCGAGGCCCTCGTCGAGGACATGGCCGTGCGCTACGAGCTCGACGACACCACCGCCCGGCTCCTCGTCCTCGACCGGCTCGAGGAGCTCGCCCCCGTGCTCGAGGCCCAGCTCGTGCACTCCTGGCGCCGTCAGCTCGCGTCGATCGCCGCCCGCTACGGCGCCGAGTTCGGCGACGTGCGCGGCACCGCCACCGACCCCGCGCGGCTGCCGCTGGCCCGCGCCGTCGGGTTCGCCGACATGGTCTCCTTCACGCGCCGCACCGCGGGCCTCGGGTCCACCGACCTGTCGGACTTCGTGCAGCGCTTCGAGGCCGCGGCGCGCGACGTCGTCGCCGGGCTCGGCGGGCGCGTCGTGAAGACCATCGGCGACGCCGTGCTGTTCATCGCCGACGACGCCGCGACCGGTGCGCTCATCGCCGTGGGCCTGGCCGACGCGTTCGGCGGGTCCATCGACCTCGAGGCCGAGAGCGCACCCGGCGGCCTCGTGGAGGGCGCCCGCGGGGTCACCCCGGTGCGCGTCGGGCTGGTGTGGGGGCGCGTGCTGTCCCGCTTCGGCGACGTGTTCGGCCCCAGCGTCAACGTCGCCGCGCGCCTGACGGACACCGCCGAGCCGAGCTCGGTGCTGACGGACCCCGCGACGGCGCAGGTGCTCGCCCACGACCCGCGCTTCACGCTGACCGCGCAGGGCGAGCGCGACCTCGCCGGCGTCGGACGCCTGGAGCCCTACCGCCTCGAGCGCGCCCCCGGCGTGCCCCACGAGCTCGAGGGCCTGACCTGGTCCCTGCGCCCCCCGCTGGCCGGCGGCCGCTGA
- a CDS encoding molybdopterin oxidoreductase produces MTSREPTRELRRHHAEWWVVAAWSSLVLLVVSGLLAAAGVAH; encoded by the coding sequence ATGACCTCCCGAGAGCCGACGCGCGAGCTGCGACGACACCACGCCGAGTGGTGGGTCGTCGCGGCGTGGTCGTCGCTCGTGCTCCTCGTGGTCAGCGGACTGCTCGCCGCCGCAGGCGTCGCGCACTGA
- a CDS encoding pyridoxal phosphate-dependent aminotransferase produces the protein MSTPPRWQQVAAASGLLDADGAVRATVFAEMSALAARTGALNLGQGFPDVDGPPAVARAAADAILAGVNQYPPGPGTPALREAVAAHQEARYGLRVDPDREVLVTTGATEALAAAVLALVGPSDEVLTLEPFYDSYAAVVALAGARHTTAPLRATPDGFRLDVEALERAVTPATRMLLLNSPHNPTGAVLDADELAAVARVAVAHDLLVVTDEVYEHLVYGVPHVPIATLPGMAGRTLTVSSSGKTFSFTGWKIGWVTGPEALVTAVRTVKQFLTYVSGAPFQPAVAGALTDPAALAWVDGLVASLAARRDLLCAGLTAAGFDVVRPDGTYFVLADPRPLGFDDGVAFTRELPARAGVVGVPVSAFTHDGSDAGRALRPFVRFTFVKRQDVLEQAVERLAALRPR, from the coding sequence GTGAGCACCCCGCCCCGGTGGCAGCAGGTCGCGGCCGCGTCCGGCCTCCTGGACGCCGACGGGGCCGTGCGCGCCACGGTCTTCGCCGAGATGTCGGCGCTCGCCGCCCGCACCGGTGCGCTGAACCTCGGGCAGGGCTTCCCCGACGTGGACGGCCCGCCGGCCGTCGCGCGCGCCGCGGCCGACGCGATCCTCGCCGGCGTCAACCAGTACCCGCCCGGTCCCGGGACGCCCGCGCTGCGCGAGGCCGTCGCCGCGCACCAGGAGGCGCGGTACGGCCTGCGGGTCGACCCGGACCGCGAGGTCCTGGTCACGACCGGGGCGACGGAGGCCCTGGCGGCGGCCGTCCTCGCGCTCGTCGGACCCAGCGACGAGGTTCTCACGCTTGAGCCGTTCTACGACTCGTACGCCGCCGTCGTCGCCCTGGCCGGCGCCCGTCACACGACGGCGCCCCTGCGTGCGACCCCGGACGGCTTCCGCCTCGACGTCGAGGCCCTGGAGCGCGCCGTGACACCGGCGACGCGCATGCTCCTGCTGAACTCCCCGCACAACCCGACCGGTGCGGTGCTGGACGCGGACGAGCTCGCCGCCGTCGCCCGGGTCGCGGTCGCGCACGACCTGCTCGTGGTCACCGACGAGGTCTACGAGCACCTGGTCTACGGGGTGCCGCACGTGCCGATCGCCACGCTGCCGGGCATGGCCGGGCGGACGCTGACCGTCTCGTCGAGCGGCAAGACGTTCTCGTTCACGGGCTGGAAGATCGGCTGGGTCACCGGGCCCGAGGCGCTGGTCACCGCGGTGCGCACGGTGAAGCAGTTCCTCACGTACGTCTCGGGCGCCCCGTTCCAGCCCGCCGTGGCGGGTGCGCTGACCGACCCCGCGGCCCTCGCGTGGGTCGACGGGCTCGTCGCGTCGCTGGCCGCGCGGCGGGACCTGCTGTGCGCGGGCCTGACGGCCGCGGGCTTCGACGTCGTGCGCCCGGACGGCACGTACTTCGTGCTGGCCGACCCGCGCCCGCTGGGGTTCGACGACGGGGTCGCGTTCACGCGCGAGCTCCCGGCGCGCGCGGGCGTCGTGGGGGTCCCCGTCTCCGCGTTCACGCACGACGGGTCGGACGCCGGCCGGGCGCTGCGGCCCTTCGTGCGGTTCACGTTCGTCAAGCGCCAGGACGTGCTGGAGCAGGCGGTCGAGCGGCTCGCGGCGCTGCGCCCCCGGTGA
- a CDS encoding acyl-CoA carboxylase subunit beta gives MTPTDPVPPTSAPQAVARTTAARLADLHARRAAAVDAAEEVAAAKQHARGKKTARERIDQLLDPGSFTEIDAFVQHRSTNFGLEKKRVAGDGVVVGHGTVDGRPVAVHAQDFTVFGGSLGEVHGQKIAKVMDLALRTGVPLVGISDGGGARIQEGVAGLTQFAEIFRRNVAASGVIPQISLILGPSAGGAVYSPALTDFIVMADGTSNMFITGPDVIRTVTGEDVGFEELGGATTHSTRSGVAHYMASDEDDAIDWVRTLLAYLPSNNMAEPPSYHHDVEPEVTEDDLVLDTLVPDSDNQPYDMHTVLEQVLDDGSLLEVQALYAQNVVVGFGHVEGHPVGVVANQPTHMAGTLDINAAEKAARFVRTCDAFGIPVLTFVDVPGFLPGTDQEWNGIIRRGAKLIYAYAEATVPLVTVITRKAYGGAYIVMGSKQLGADVNLAWPTAQIAVMGAGGAVNILQRGALKAVAEAGGDVEAERARLTAEYEDAIVHPWEAAERGYVDAVIAPSETRVQIVRALRLLRTKRAALPPKKHGNIPL, from the coding sequence GTGACCCCGACCGACCCCGTGCCCCCGACCTCCGCGCCGCAGGCCGTCGCGCGCACGACCGCCGCACGGCTGGCGGACCTGCACGCACGCCGCGCGGCCGCCGTGGACGCCGCCGAGGAGGTGGCCGCGGCCAAGCAGCACGCGCGCGGCAAGAAGACCGCGCGCGAGCGGATCGACCAGCTGCTCGACCCGGGCTCGTTCACGGAGATCGACGCGTTCGTGCAGCACCGCTCGACGAACTTCGGGCTGGAGAAGAAGCGGGTCGCGGGCGACGGGGTCGTCGTCGGGCACGGCACGGTCGACGGCCGGCCGGTGGCCGTGCACGCGCAGGACTTCACGGTCTTCGGCGGCAGCCTGGGCGAGGTGCACGGGCAGAAGATCGCCAAGGTCATGGACCTCGCGCTGCGCACGGGCGTGCCGCTCGTGGGCATCAGCGACGGCGGCGGCGCGCGCATCCAGGAGGGTGTCGCGGGGCTGACGCAGTTCGCGGAGATCTTCCGGCGCAACGTGGCCGCGTCGGGCGTGATCCCGCAGATCAGCCTGATCCTCGGCCCGTCGGCGGGCGGCGCGGTGTACTCCCCCGCGCTGACGGACTTCATCGTCATGGCCGACGGCACGTCGAACATGTTCATCACGGGACCGGACGTGATCCGCACGGTCACCGGCGAGGACGTGGGCTTCGAGGAGCTCGGCGGGGCGACGACGCACAGCACCCGCTCGGGCGTCGCGCACTACATGGCCAGCGACGAGGACGACGCGATCGACTGGGTGCGCACGCTGCTGGCGTACCTGCCGTCGAACAACATGGCCGAGCCGCCGTCGTACCACCACGACGTGGAGCCGGAGGTCACCGAGGACGACCTGGTGCTGGACACGCTGGTGCCGGACTCGGACAACCAGCCGTACGACATGCACACCGTGCTGGAGCAGGTGCTCGACGACGGGAGCCTGCTCGAGGTGCAGGCCCTGTACGCGCAGAACGTCGTCGTCGGGTTCGGGCACGTCGAGGGCCACCCGGTGGGCGTGGTCGCCAACCAGCCGACGCACATGGCGGGCACGCTCGACATCAACGCGGCCGAGAAGGCGGCGCGGTTCGTGCGCACGTGCGACGCGTTCGGCATCCCGGTGCTGACGTTCGTCGACGTGCCGGGGTTCCTGCCGGGCACGGACCAGGAGTGGAACGGCATCATCCGGCGCGGCGCCAAGCTCATCTACGCGTACGCCGAGGCCACGGTCCCGCTGGTCACGGTGATCACGCGCAAGGCGTACGGCGGCGCGTACATCGTCATGGGCTCCAAGCAGCTGGGTGCCGACGTGAACCTGGCGTGGCCGACCGCGCAGATCGCGGTGATGGGTGCGGGCGGGGCGGTGAACATCCTGCAGCGCGGGGCGCTCAAGGCCGTCGCGGAGGCCGGCGGGGACGTCGAGGCCGAGCGCGCGCGCCTGACCGCGGAGTACGAGGACGCGATCGTGCACCCGTGGGAGGCCGCCGAGCGCGGGTACGTGGACGCGGTCATCGCCCCCTCGGAGACGCGCGTGCAGATCGTGCGGGCGCTGCGGCTGCTGCGCACCAAGCGGGCGGCGCTGCCCCCGAAGAAGCACGGGAACATCCCGCTGTGA
- a CDS encoding acyl-CoA carboxylase epsilon subunit, whose translation MSEQPHVHVVRGAPDDVELAALVAGLVAASHGRTPAEDDGPPDRSARARWVAPGRLRGTAPLPRGRDAWRWSLHP comes from the coding sequence GTGAGCGAGCAGCCGCACGTGCACGTCGTGCGCGGGGCGCCGGACGACGTCGAGCTCGCGGCGCTCGTCGCGGGCCTGGTCGCGGCCTCGCACGGGCGCACCCCGGCCGAGGACGACGGGCCGCCGGACCGCTCGGCCCGGGCCCGCTGGGTCGCGCCCGGCCGCCTGCGGGGCACCGCCCCGCTGCCCCGTGGCCGGGACGCGTGGCGCTGGTCGCTGCACCCCTGA
- a CDS encoding SOS response-associated peptidase codes for MCGRYASFREDQALADEFAVAVVADDVRLLPPSWNVAPTDGVRIVVERADQATGEITRQLRVARWGLVPSWAKDPSVGARMINARVETLAQKSAFARPLATRRALLPADGYYEWQAAPPPATGAKGRTPKQPFFLTPADGSVAALAGLYEFWRDPSKDDDDPARWLVSATVVTRASTGPLAAIHDRRPVLLPHDVHDAWLDPATGADAARAILDVPPPALVATPVSTRVNAVANDGPELLDPVEPAPWAYGGPDA; via the coding sequence ATGTGCGGTCGCTACGCGTCGTTCCGGGAGGACCAGGCCCTCGCCGACGAGTTCGCCGTCGCCGTGGTCGCGGACGACGTGCGGCTGCTGCCGCCGTCGTGGAACGTGGCACCGACCGACGGCGTGCGGATCGTCGTCGAGCGCGCCGACCAGGCGACGGGCGAGATCACGCGCCAGCTGCGCGTGGCCCGCTGGGGCCTCGTGCCGTCGTGGGCGAAGGACCCGTCGGTGGGGGCCCGGATGATCAACGCCCGCGTCGAGACGCTGGCGCAGAAGTCGGCGTTCGCCCGGCCGCTGGCGACGCGACGGGCCCTGCTGCCGGCGGACGGCTACTACGAGTGGCAGGCCGCTCCCCCGCCGGCGACGGGCGCGAAGGGCCGCACGCCGAAGCAGCCGTTCTTCCTCACGCCCGCGGACGGCTCGGTCGCGGCGCTCGCCGGGCTCTACGAGTTCTGGCGCGACCCCTCCAAGGATGACGACGACCCGGCGCGCTGGCTGGTCTCGGCGACGGTCGTGACCCGCGCGTCGACGGGGCCGCTCGCCGCGATCCACGACCGCCGTCCGGTGCTGCTGCCGCACGACGTGCACGACGCGTGGCTCGACCCGGCGACCGGTGCGGACGCGGCCCGGGCGATCCTCGACGTCCCGCCCCCCGCGCTGGTGGCCACGCCCGTCTCGACGCGGGTCAATGCGGTCGCGAACGACGGCCCCGAGCTGCTCGACCCGGTCGAGCCCGCTCCCTGGGCGTACGGCGGCCCCGACGCCTGA